AGCAGGCTGTTGAGGAAGTGTCACCAGTGCCGGTGGGCATGCATTGCCATAACGATTGTGGCATCGGGGTGGCTCTTTCCCTTGCCGGTGTGGAAGCCGGGGCACGCATGGTACAGGGTACGCAGAACGGATACGGTGAGCGCGTGGGTAATGCCAATCTCACTACAGTGATGCCGAGTTTGTGCTTTAAACTTGGATACCATTTTGCCGCTGAGCAAAACCTGGAAAAGCTTTCCCGTCTGGCCCATTCAATCGACAAGTTGGCCAACCTCGTACCTGACTCCAAGGCTCCCTACATTGGGCGGAGTGCTTTCGCCCACAAGGGTGGGGTGCATGCCAATGCAGCCCAAAAAGTTTCCCGCAGCTACGAACACATTGAACCCGAGTTGGTCGGGAATCGCCAACGGATTCTTCTTTCCGACATGGCGGGTGGCAGCAGTGTGGCCATGAAAGCTGGTGAATTGGGAATAGAGGTGGATCCGAAGTCTTCGGAAATGCGGTCCTTCATTAAACGGCTCAAGGAACGCGAGGCGCGGGGGTACGAATACGAAAACGCGGATGCCAGTTTTCAGGTTTTGCTCAGTCGCCACTTCCACGGCACAACGGATAATTTCAAGCTGGTCAGTTACCGGACCATCTCCGAAGTGGTGCGGGACAACCACGAGAACATTTCCGAGGCGGTTGTGAAGATACGCGTCGAGGGGGAAGAAGACATTAAGATTACCGTTGCCGAGTCGACCGGTCCTGTGGGCGCATTGGATCATGCCATGCGTCTGGCATTCGGGGCTCATTTCCCTGAACTGCGGAATGTCCAGTTGATCGACTACAAGGTACGGATCCTGCAAACCGGTCTGGGGACGGATTCGGTGGTCCAGGTGCTGATGCTTTCCGGTGACGGGGAAAAGACCTGGTGGACCTGCGGGGCTAATCCCAATATCATTGAGGCTAGCTGGCAGGCTCTGCGTGATTCCTACCGATATAAGCTGCTTGAACGATAGAGCCGTTTGAACCGTGACGGATTTGTCACATCTTGACCTGGGTTTGACGTAATCAGACACGGCTTGCCTTTGATTGGACTGGCGGTCATGGCTGACTTGTGCAGTTTTTTATGTGCTCAAGACAGGCATGAATCCATCCCAGGCAAAAGTCATTGATTTTCGGGAGCTTTCCAGCAACCGGCTAGTGCGCGCGTTTCTTGGATGTGCCCAATGGATTTTGGAGCCACTCTTGCGGACGCATAAAACCAATGTCACTTACCGGAAGTTGCTGGAGTTGCGGAAGGAGGATCCGGCAATTTCTTTCTATGACCATGGACTTGAAGCCTTGGGCGTGGTCTATGACATCAGTGAGAAGGATCTTTCAAGAATCCCCTCCGAGGGACCGGTG
This region of Oceanipulchritudo coccoides genomic DNA includes:
- the cimA gene encoding citramalate synthase; its protein translation is MKDADSILIYDTTLRDGTQGEGISFSAEDKILVAEKLDSFGIDYIEGGWPGSNPRDMVFFDLAKKKTFKHAKITAFGSTRRANLKAEDDPQLATLLEAETPVVTIFGKTWLLHVTEVLRTTPEENLAMIEDSVRFLKEAGREVIYDAEHFFDGFKDNPEYALKTLKAAAKGGADWVVLCDTNGGSQVTWLQGVVKQAVEEVSPVPVGMHCHNDCGIGVALSLAGVEAGARMVQGTQNGYGERVGNANLTTVMPSLCFKLGYHFAAEQNLEKLSRLAHSIDKLANLVPDSKAPYIGRSAFAHKGGVHANAAQKVSRSYEHIEPELVGNRQRILLSDMAGGSSVAMKAGELGIEVDPKSSEMRSFIKRLKEREARGYEYENADASFQVLLSRHFHGTTDNFKLVSYRTISEVVRDNHENISEAVVKIRVEGEEDIKITVAESTGPVGALDHAMRLAFGAHFPELRNVQLIDYKVRILQTGLGTDSVVQVLMLSGDGEKTWWTCGANPNIIEASWQALRDSYRYKLLER